The sequence below is a genomic window from Ensifer adhaerens.
GGAGCAATTTCTGCTGACGTATCATTCGCCAGACAGGACACGGAAGACAGGAAAAGGCCGCCGAAACACGCGGCAAGAAACTTGGACATGGCATTCCCCCTGCCCAATATCTTTCTAAATTATGAACGGGTTGTCCAGATAGTAAAACCGCTCCCTTGGTTGAAAAATCTGCTCATTTGCCAATCAACAATATCCCGGGCGCCGCCCGCGCCACCGCCTCCCCCAGCGCCTTCAGCAATTCCGATGGCAAACGACTGACCTGCCAGAAGAGCGGGATATCGAGGGTAGCGCCTGGGACAAGTTCCACGAGACGTCCGCTCGCCATGTCGTCCGCCACCAGCATGTCCGGATTACAGCCCCAGCCGAGGCCGAGGCGGCAGGCGAGGACGAAGCCGTGGGGGGACGGGACCCAGTTGAGAGGTGGCGTGAAGTCCCGCCCGAAATGTCGTTGCATCCAATGGGTTTGCAGCCGGTCCTTGCGGTTGAAGGCGAGCGATGGTGCGAATGCCAGCGTCTCGGGCGTGACGCCATCGGCAAAGTGTTGCGCCATGAAGGCAGGGCTGGCGTTGGCGCGGTACCGAAGCGCTCCCAGTGGCTTCACGCGGCAGCCCTGCACCGGCTTGTCCTCGGAGGTGACGGCCGCCAGAACCTCGCCGCGGCGCAGCCATTCTGCTGTGTGGTCCTGATCGTCCACCTTGATCTCGACGAGGTGGCCGGTCTTCTCGGAGAAATCAGCGACTGCCGTCAGGAACCAGCTATCGAGACTATCGGCATTTACCGCCACGGGGATCGTCGCCCGCCCCTCTCCTTCGAGGCTCAGACCCGGCAGGTCGGCGGCGAGTTCGCCCTCCAGCGCCGA
It includes:
- a CDS encoding LysR family transcriptional regulator, chromosome initiation inhibitor codes for the protein MLDYAALAALAAVLREGSFERAALALHVTPSAVSQRIKALEEKVGAVLVRRGQPAEPTPQGRALCRHFDAVSALEGELAADLPGLSLEGEGRATIPVAVNADSLDSWFLTAVADFSEKTGHLVEIKVDDQDHTAEWLRRGEVLAAVTSEDKPVQGCRVKPLGALRYRANASPAFMAQHFADGVTPETLAFAPSLAFNRKDRLQTHWMQRHFGRDFTPPLNWVPSPHGFVLACRLGLGWGCNPDMLVADDMASGRLVELVPGATLDIPLFWQVSRLPSELLKALGEAVARAAPGILLIGK